In Tenrec ecaudatus isolate mTenEca1 unplaced genomic scaffold, mTenEca1.hap1 Scaffold_603, whole genome shotgun sequence, a single genomic region encodes these proteins:
- the LOC142436768 gene encoding uncharacterized protein LOC142436768, which produces MKKNFDKEKREMELMFKSEVSMLESQRADLEALHAQSQDALCSLQGQLWEIRSGGPHCPKELATLAQWPDEKLRLRHQHGLPQIRAELQRLSEENTSLTNELGRIQQELKVAERTNDVQRKEIDILKKEKYQACLEMEMINSQSQKYKDQLSQLNHRILHLGEEAFVHKAQNEKNQVPVQLLTLKMDRAGHQVKEQEIHEKQLNTTEKQVDKVEMILKNMEMLLQEKVDEQKDQ; this is translated from the exons atgaagaaaaactttgacaaggagaaaagggaaatggagcttatgttcaaaagtgaagtcagcatgctagagagccagagagcagacctggaggcgctccatgcacagtctcaggatgccctttgcagcctgcaggggcagctgtgggagataaggagtgggggcccacattgccccaaggagttggccaccttagctcagtggccagacgagaagctacgcctgagacaccagcacggactaccacaaatcag agccgagctacagaggctttctgaagaaaacacatcgttgacaaatgaattgggaaggattcagcaagaacttaaagttgcagaaagaacaaatgatgtacagag gaaagaaattgatattttaaagaaagagaaatatcaggcctgccttgaaatggaaatgatcaacagtcaga gtcagaaatacaaggatcagttatctcagctcaaccataggatccttcacctgggtgaggaggcctttgtccacaaggctcaaaatgagaaaaatcaagtacccgttcagttgctgacactgaagatggatcgggctggtcaccaggtgaaagagcag gaaatacatgaaaaacaacttaataccacagaaaagcaagtggataaagtggaaatgatcttaaagaatatggaaatgcttctacaagaaaaagtagatgagcagaaggaccag